One window of the Rhodothermales bacterium genome contains the following:
- the ilvB gene encoding biosynthetic-type acetolactate synthase large subunit: protein MPEKNVTGAEILIRSLEAEGVEFVFGHPGGAVIQIYDEMHRLQPKFEHILVRHEQGGTHAAEGYAKATGKVGTVLVTSGPGATNTVTGIADAFMDSIPLVVLTGQVPTKLIGNDAFQECDIIGVTRSITKHSFLVRDVRELASTIKKAYHIARTGRPGPVVVDLPKDVIAARAPFEWPERISLRGYSTITRGEQGQVEKAARMMRQAERPLLYVGGGTIISNATDALTRLARKTQIPVTTTLHGLGSFPEDDPLSVGMLGMHGTWYANQAVQNCDLLIAVGARFDDRVTGKIDAWAPHAKIIHIDVDPACISKNVPADCPILGDVGHVLAQLEPLVEFRNRADWLTQIEAWKAECPLEYVHDGALRPQHIIQELRRKTGGHAVVVTDVGQNQMWSAQYFTYAEPRSHITSGGLGTMGFSLPAAMGAAFGLRKAAENAAENAVPVISINGDGGFLMNMQELGVAAAHKLPLKIVVLNNSYLGMVRQWQELFHDERYSHTHLAPTNPDFVQLAEAFNCVGLRCTRPDDVTATIDAAWEVTDRPVLMEFQVITEEMVFPMVPAGAATDEMITQRFNPEEFA, encoded by the coding sequence ATGCCTGAAAAAAATGTCACCGGAGCCGAAATCCTTATCCGCTCGCTCGAGGCCGAAGGCGTCGAATTCGTCTTCGGGCACCCCGGCGGGGCCGTCATCCAGATCTACGACGAAATGCACCGGCTGCAGCCGAAGTTCGAGCACATCCTGGTGCGGCACGAACAGGGCGGCACGCACGCCGCCGAGGGCTACGCCAAGGCCACCGGCAAGGTGGGCACGGTGCTCGTGACTTCCGGGCCGGGCGCCACGAACACCGTCACCGGCATTGCCGATGCGTTCATGGATTCCATCCCGCTCGTCGTGCTCACCGGCCAGGTGCCCACGAAGCTCATTGGCAACGATGCGTTCCAGGAATGCGACATCATCGGCGTGACGCGAAGCATCACCAAGCACTCGTTCCTGGTGCGGGACGTGCGCGAGCTCGCATCCACCATCAAAAAGGCGTACCACATTGCGCGGACCGGTCGCCCCGGCCCCGTCGTGGTCGACCTCCCGAAGGATGTGATTGCCGCCCGCGCGCCGTTCGAATGGCCCGAGCGGATTTCCCTGCGCGGCTACAGCACCATTACGCGCGGCGAGCAGGGCCAGGTGGAGAAGGCGGCCCGGATGATGCGCCAGGCAGAGCGCCCGCTCCTGTACGTGGGCGGCGGGACCATCATCTCGAATGCGACCGATGCGCTCACACGGCTGGCGCGCAAGACGCAGATCCCGGTCACGACCACGCTGCACGGGCTGGGGTCGTTTCCCGAGGATGATCCGCTGTCCGTCGGCATGCTGGGCATGCACGGCACGTGGTACGCCAACCAGGCCGTCCAGAACTGCGACCTGCTCATTGCCGTCGGCGCCCGCTTCGACGACCGCGTGACGGGCAAGATCGACGCCTGGGCGCCGCATGCGAAAATCATCCACATCGACGTGGATCCCGCCTGCATTTCGAAGAACGTCCCGGCCGACTGCCCCATCCTGGGCGACGTCGGGCACGTGCTGGCGCAGCTCGAGCCGCTGGTTGAATTCCGCAACCGGGCGGACTGGCTGACGCAGATCGAGGCGTGGAAGGCCGAATGCCCCCTGGAATACGTGCACGATGGCGCGCTTCGCCCGCAGCACATCATCCAGGAACTGCGCCGCAAGACCGGCGGGCACGCCGTAGTGGTGACCGATGTGGGGCAGAATCAGATGTGGTCCGCCCAGTATTTCACGTACGCCGAGCCCCGCTCGCACATCACGTCCGGGGGGCTCGGGACCATGGGCTTCTCGCTCCCGGCGGCCATGGGCGCGGCGTTCGGGCTCCGGAAGGCCGCCGAGAACGCAGCTGAAAATGCCGTCCCCGTCATCTCCATAAACGGAGACGGCGGATTCCTCATGAACATGCAGGAATTGGGCGTGGCTGCGGCCCACAAGCTGCCGCTCAAGATCGTGGTGCTCAACAACTCGTACCTGGGCATGGTGCGGCAGTGGCAAGAGCTGTTCCACGACGAGCGCTACAGCCACACGCATCTGGCGCCCACGAACCCGGATTTCGTGCAGCTGGCCGAGGCCTTCAACTGCGTCGGGCTCCGCTGCACGCGCCCCGACGACGTCACGGCCACGATCGATGCGGCCTGGGAGGTCACCGACCGGCCCGTGCTCATGGAATTCCAGGTCATCACCGAAGAAATGGTCTTCCCCATGGTGCCCGCAGGCGCCGCCACCGACGAAATGATCACCCAGCGATTCAACCCCGAGGAATTCGCATGA
- the ilvN gene encoding acetolactate synthase small subunit: MTTATHPSASAPSLTPQQLFRKQAAGEGLSPDEPDAAHRHVIVVTMENTIGALNRVANLFSARGFSLESVSVGIAEGQTARMTLVTTGNDRIIGQVLQQLNNLVDTLHVDDVTDEAFVERELCLVKVAATPAERSALMGVVDIFRGNVVNITPDSMTFEVTGPPTKINAFIGMMREYDVREVARSGRVAMRRQLVFETQS; this comes from the coding sequence ATGACCACCGCAACGCATCCTTCGGCCTCGGCCCCCTCGCTCACCCCCCAACAACTCTTCCGCAAACAGGCCGCCGGCGAAGGGCTGAGCCCGGACGAACCCGACGCCGCGCATCGTCACGTCATCGTGGTGACCATGGAGAACACCATCGGCGCGCTGAACCGCGTGGCCAACCTGTTCTCGGCGCGCGGTTTCAGCCTGGAGAGCGTGAGCGTGGGCATCGCGGAGGGTCAGACCGCGCGGATGACCCTCGTCACGACGGGCAACGACCGCATCATCGGGCAAGTCCTCCAGCAACTCAACAACCTCGTGGATACGCTCCACGTGGACGATGTCACGGACGAGGCCTTCGTGGAGCGCGAGCTCTGCCTGGTGAAGGTCGCCGCCACGCCCGCCGAGCGATCCGCGCTCATGGGCGTCGTGGACATCTTCCGCGGCAACGTCGTGAACATCACCCCGGACTCCATGACCTTCGAAGTCACGGGGCCACCCACCAAAATCAATGCCTTCATCGGAATGATGCGGGAATACGATGTGCGCGAGGTGGCCCGCAGCGGCCGGGTCGCCATGCGCCGCCAACTTGTTTTCGAGACACAATCATGA
- the ilvC gene encoding ketol-acid reductoisomerase: MKMHYEADPTLIRNRTVAVIGYGSQGHAHALNLHESGVRVIVGLRPGSATAAEVALRGLETATIDEAAAEADVVMLLIPDQHQKRVYEAHIRPHMTPGKALAFGHGFNIHYGQIEPPEGVDVFMVAPKSPGHLVRRTYEEGRGVPCLVAVAQDASGEAMDLALSYADAIGGTRAGVIETNFRDETETDLFGEQAVLCGGTEGLIKAGFETLTEAGYPEELAYFEVLHEMKLIVDLYYEGGLEAMNRSVSDTAEYGGYSRGARVVTPAVKQEMKAILAEIQSGAFAREWIDECEKGWPNMNGLREAHMNHPVETVGKKLRSMMSWIRSSVAVD, encoded by the coding sequence ATGAAGATGCACTACGAAGCCGACCCCACCCTCATCCGCAATCGCACGGTTGCCGTCATCGGATACGGCAGCCAGGGCCACGCCCATGCGCTGAACCTGCACGAAAGCGGCGTCCGCGTCATCGTGGGCTTGCGCCCGGGCAGTGCGACGGCCGCCGAAGTCGCCCTGCGCGGCCTGGAGACGGCGACCATCGACGAAGCCGCGGCCGAGGCCGACGTGGTCATGCTGCTCATTCCGGATCAGCACCAGAAGCGGGTCTATGAGGCCCACATCCGCCCGCACATGACGCCGGGCAAGGCGCTCGCGTTTGGCCATGGATTCAACATCCACTACGGCCAGATTGAGCCGCCCGAGGGCGTGGACGTGTTCATGGTGGCGCCCAAGTCGCCCGGACACCTCGTCCGGCGGACGTACGAGGAGGGCCGCGGCGTGCCGTGCCTGGTGGCCGTCGCACAGGATGCGAGCGGCGAGGCCATGGACCTGGCGCTCTCGTATGCCGATGCCATCGGGGGCACCCGCGCCGGGGTCATCGAGACCAACTTCAGGGATGAGACCGAAACCGATCTGTTCGGCGAGCAGGCCGTGCTGTGCGGCGGCACCGAAGGCCTCATCAAGGCCGGGTTTGAAACGCTCACGGAAGCGGGATATCCCGAAGAACTGGCGTACTTTGAGGTGCTGCACGAAATGAAATTGATCGTGGACCTGTACTACGAAGGCGGACTGGAAGCCATGAACCGGTCCGTCAGCGACACGGCTGAATACGGGGGATACTCCCGCGGCGCGCGCGTGGTGACGCCCGCCGTCAAGCAGGAGATGAAAGCCATCCTCGCCGAAATCCAGTCCGGCGCGTTCGCCCGCGAATGGATTGATGAGTGCGAAAAGGGCTGGCCCAACATGAACGGCCTGCGCGAGGCGCACATGAACCACCCCGTCGAGACCGTCGGCAAGAAACTGCGCTCCATGATGTCATGGATCCGCTCATCCGTAGCCGTGGACTGA
- the leuB gene encoding 3-isopropylmalate dehydrogenase, which translates to MALLPGDGIGPEVARAAREVLEAAAPGRFRFTEHPFGGAAIDGGGSPLPPETLEACRAADAVLLGAIGGPRWDALPRAHRPESGLLALRSALGTFANLRPVPFGADLLIVRELTGGIYFGQPRSYESGRAYNTMVYERDEIVRIAHVAFEQARRRRSHVTSVDKANVLEVSQLWREVVTEIGGLYPDVRLDHMYVDNAAMQIVQNPAQFDVIVTGNLFGDILSDLASTLAGSLGTLPSACTGTNTPIFEPVHGSAPDLVGTGRANPIGAILSGAMLLDELGLGGEADAVRRAVQQAIHAGTRTVDLGGTATCADMTAAITAALAAPAATTPQQK; encoded by the coding sequence GTGGCCCTCCTCCCTGGCGACGGCATAGGCCCCGAAGTGGCCCGCGCCGCCCGGGAGGTCCTGGAAGCCGCCGCGCCCGGCCGATTCCGTTTCACCGAGCATCCGTTCGGCGGCGCGGCGATTGACGGGGGCGGTTCACCCCTTCCCCCGGAAACCCTCGAAGCCTGCCGCGCGGCCGATGCCGTGCTGCTGGGTGCCATCGGGGGACCCCGGTGGGATGCGCTGCCGCGGGCGCATCGACCGGAATCGGGCCTCCTGGCCCTGCGCAGTGCGCTCGGGACGTTCGCGAATCTGCGCCCGGTGCCGTTCGGCGCGGATCTGCTCATCGTCCGTGAACTCACGGGGGGCATCTACTTCGGTCAGCCCCGGTCCTACGAATCGGGCCGGGCCTACAACACCATGGTCTACGAACGCGACGAAATCGTGCGCATTGCCCACGTGGCGTTCGAACAGGCGCGCCGGCGGCGCAGCCATGTGACGAGCGTGGACAAGGCGAACGTGCTGGAAGTGTCGCAGCTGTGGCGCGAGGTGGTCACCGAAATCGGCGGCCTGTACCCGGACGTGCGCCTGGACCACATGTACGTGGACAACGCGGCCATGCAGATCGTGCAGAACCCGGCGCAGTTCGACGTCATTGTGACGGGCAACCTGTTCGGGGACATCCTGTCGGACCTGGCGTCGACGCTCGCCGGATCGCTCGGCACGCTGCCGTCCGCCTGCACAGGCACCAATACGCCCATTTTCGAACCCGTACACGGAAGCGCTCCCGACCTCGTGGGCACCGGCCGCGCCAACCCCATCGGGGCCATCCTGAGCGGCGCCATGCTCCTGGATGAGCTCGGGCTCGGCGGTGAGGCCGACGCCGTCCGCCGCGCCGTCCAACAGGCCATCCACGCCGGCACGCGCACCGTTGACCTGGGCGGCACCGCCACGTGCGCCGACATGACCGCCGCCATTACGGCCGCCCTCGCCGCACCCGCGGCCACAACCCCGCAGCAGAAATGA
- a CDS encoding 2-isopropylmalate synthase, with amino-acid sequence MNQILLFDTTLRDGEQAPGAAMNLPEKLEIAHALSALGVDIIEAGFPVSSPGQFEAVRQIANEVADDTVICALARAKEGDIASAAKALGGRATSRIHTFIATSDIHLHSKFADARYGTTLDAKRQTVLRMAIDAVRQAREHTADVEFSAEDAGRTDVGFLHEVVAAVVEAGATTINIPDTTGYCIPDEYAALIRSVVDIVPARVVVSTHCHDDLGLAVANSLSGVQAGARQVECTINGIGERAGNAALEEIAMALAVRADHFGMRTRVDSRGLTDMSKLVSTFSGFPVQPNKAIVGRNAFSHEAGIHQDGMLKNRDTYEIMRAEDVGQVTESIRLGRHSGRHGLFSRLEKIGVRVLDDQRDTIYHAFVELADRKKEINDIDLYNLVNEHTTTMSTAHYKLEHLAVSVGTDRQPSATVRIEHVRAERTEEKTATGDGPIDALYRAIDHAVNEAHDLVSYNIRSISEGADAFGEVSVLISMGGPCFTGKASSTDVIIASAEAYVMALNSMAAYRADEESIRFVNSGIINAFDGHDPS; translated from the coding sequence ATGAATCAGATCCTTCTCTTCGACACCACCCTCCGCGACGGCGAACAGGCCCCCGGGGCCGCCATGAACCTCCCGGAAAAGCTGGAAATCGCACATGCACTCTCGGCGCTCGGCGTGGACATCATTGAGGCCGGCTTTCCCGTATCGTCCCCCGGCCAGTTCGAGGCCGTGCGCCAGATAGCGAACGAAGTCGCCGACGACACCGTCATCTGCGCCCTGGCCCGCGCCAAGGAGGGCGACATCGCATCGGCGGCGAAGGCGCTCGGCGGTCGCGCAACCTCGCGCATCCACACCTTCATTGCGACCTCCGACATCCACCTGCACAGCAAATTTGCCGATGCGCGCTACGGCACCACCCTGGACGCCAAGCGCCAGACCGTGCTCCGGATGGCCATCGATGCCGTGCGCCAGGCCCGCGAGCACACGGCCGACGTGGAATTCAGCGCCGAGGACGCCGGCCGCACGGACGTCGGCTTCCTGCACGAGGTGGTCGCCGCCGTCGTCGAGGCCGGCGCCACTACCATCAACATTCCCGATACCACCGGCTACTGCATTCCCGACGAATATGCCGCGCTCATCCGCAGCGTCGTCGACATCGTGCCCGCCCGCGTCGTGGTCTCCACGCATTGCCACGACGACCTGGGCCTGGCCGTCGCCAACTCCCTGTCCGGCGTGCAGGCCGGGGCCCGCCAGGTGGAATGCACCATCAACGGCATAGGGGAGCGGGCCGGCAACGCCGCCCTCGAGGAAATCGCCATGGCGCTCGCCGTGCGCGCCGACCATTTCGGCATGCGGACCCGCGTGGACAGCCGCGGGCTGACGGACATGAGCAAGCTCGTATCGACCTTCTCGGGATTTCCGGTGCAGCCCAACAAGGCCATCGTGGGGCGCAACGCGTTCTCGCACGAAGCCGGCATCCACCAGGACGGCATGCTGAAGAACCGCGACACCTACGAAATCATGCGCGCCGAAGACGTGGGGCAGGTCACGGAATCAATCCGGCTCGGCCGGCATTCAGGCCGCCACGGGCTCTTCAGCCGCCTTGAAAAAATCGGCGTCCGCGTCCTGGACGACCAGCGCGATACGATCTACCATGCGTTCGTCGAACTCGCCGACCGCAAGAAAGAAATCAACGACATCGACCTCTACAACCTGGTAAACGAGCATACCACCACCATGTCCACCGCACACTACAAGCTTGAACACCTGGCCGTCTCGGTCGGCACCGACCGCCAGCCTTCCGCCACGGTCCGCATTGAACACGTCCGTGCCGAGCGCACGGAGGAAAAAACCGCAACGGGGGATGGTCCGATCGATGCGCTCTACCGCGCCATTGACCACGCCGTGAACGAAGCCCACGACCTCGTATCGTACAATATCCGGTCCATTTCCGAGGGGGCCGATGCGTTCGGAGAGGTCTCGGTACTCATTTCCATGGGCGGCCCGTGCTTCACCGGCAAGGCCTCATCCACCGACGTCATCATTGCCTCGGCCGAAGCCTACGTCATGGCCCTCAACTCCATGGCCGCCTACCGCGCCGACGAAGAATCCATCCGCTTCGTCAACTCGGGGATCATCAATGCCTTTGATGGCCACGATCCGTCGTAG
- a CDS encoding aconitase/3-isopropylmalate dehydratase large subunit family protein: MTLTEQILAAHAGRERVAPGDSIWVDVDTLMTHDVCGPPTFGIFEREFGADARVWNPDGVVVLPDHYIHTEDPHARRNIELLRAFAAKHELPHYYDVGTSRYKGVCHVALAEEGFNLPGTVLFGTDSHTCTSGAFGLFSTGVGNTDAAFILGTGKIWVRVPETMRFVFEGALPPWLMAKDLILAVIGDIGFEGGTYRALEFDGEAVFDLSMEERMTLTNMAIEAGGKNGIIAADAKTEAFVRERTDRPYTVVRPSPNASYAFEKVYDVSKMEPVVAKPHRPDNKATVSEVAGTRLDRAYIGSCTGGKFGDFVAAAGILGHAGAGTSISRTLSSSGSAQGSSSEGRVAIDTFVVPASTEVSRRLREESHPDFPGKSLWQLFLDAGCKMGHASCGACLGGPVDTFGRTHGTEVVISTTNRNFPGRMGSKAASVYLASPLTVAASALAGVITDPREVLV; encoded by the coding sequence TTGACCCTTACCGAACAAATCCTCGCCGCCCATGCCGGTCGGGAGCGTGTTGCGCCCGGTGACTCCATCTGGGTGGATGTGGATACGCTCATGACCCACGACGTCTGCGGGCCGCCCACGTTCGGCATTTTCGAGCGGGAGTTCGGGGCCGATGCGCGCGTTTGGAATCCCGACGGCGTGGTGGTCCTTCCGGACCACTACATCCACACCGAGGATCCACATGCGCGGCGCAACATCGAGTTGCTCCGCGCCTTTGCGGCCAAGCACGAACTGCCTCACTACTACGATGTAGGAACCAGCAGGTACAAGGGAGTCTGCCACGTAGCATTGGCAGAGGAGGGGTTCAATCTGCCCGGCACCGTGCTCTTCGGGACCGACAGCCATACGTGCACTTCGGGCGCTTTCGGGCTGTTTTCGACGGGCGTGGGCAACACCGATGCCGCGTTCATCCTGGGCACGGGCAAGATCTGGGTCCGCGTCCCGGAAACCATGCGGTTCGTCTTCGAAGGCGCACTCCCGCCGTGGCTCATGGCCAAGGACCTCATCCTGGCCGTCATCGGCGACATCGGATTCGAGGGCGGCACCTATCGCGCCCTGGAATTCGACGGCGAGGCCGTCTTCGACCTCTCCATGGAAGAGCGCATGACGCTCACCAACATGGCCATCGAAGCGGGAGGGAAGAACGGCATTATTGCGGCCGATGCGAAGACCGAGGCCTTCGTCCGCGAACGCACCGACCGGCCCTACACCGTGGTCCGGCCGTCGCCCAACGCCTCCTACGCCTTCGAAAAGGTGTACGACGTCTCGAAAATGGAGCCCGTCGTCGCCAAGCCCCACCGACCGGACAACAAGGCCACCGTCAGTGAAGTCGCCGGCACCCGCCTGGACCGCGCCTACATCGGCAGCTGCACCGGCGGCAAATTCGGCGACTTCGTCGCCGCCGCCGGCATCCTCGGCCACGCCGGGGCGGGCACGTCCATCAGTCGAACCCTTTCCTCATCAGGTTCGGCTCAAGGTTCATCATCTGAGGGCCGCGTGGCCATAGATACGTTTGTGGTGCCCGCTTCGACCGAAGTCTCCCGCCGCCTGCGCGAAGAAAGCCACCCCGATTTTCCCGGGAAGTCCCTCTGGCAACTCTTCCTGGATGCCGGATGCAAGATGGGCCACGCCTCCTGCGGCGCCTGCCTCGGCGGCCCCGTGGACACCTTCGGCCGCACCCACGGCACCGAAGTCGTCATCTCCACCACAAACCGCAACTTCCCCGGCCGCATGGGCTCCAAAGCCGCCTCCGTCTACCTCGCCTCACCCCTCACCGTCGCCGCCTCCGCCCTCGCCGGCGTCATCACCGACCCACGGGAAGTCCTCGTTTAA
- a CDS encoding 3-isopropylmalate dehydratase: MNPIINGRAYVLGDSVDTDQIIPAAHLVYSLSEPEERRMYGRYALSGVPEAQAGLPNGGIPFTQPDAYTSDFTIVIAGSNFGCGSSREHAPFALAEAGVQAVVADGYARIFYRNAVDGGFLVPFETRTRLVDLVETGDELTIDTSTGTLHVARTDETYLLRPLGEVAGIIAAGGIFAFARQTGMIKAV, encoded by the coding sequence ATGAACCCCATCATAAATGGCCGCGCCTACGTCCTCGGAGACTCCGTCGATACGGACCAAATCATTCCTGCCGCGCACCTTGTCTACAGTCTGAGCGAACCCGAAGAACGGCGGATGTACGGCCGGTACGCCCTCAGTGGTGTCCCCGAGGCTCAGGCCGGCCTCCCCAATGGCGGCATCCCCTTCACCCAGCCCGACGCCTACACTTCGGACTTCACCATAGTCATCGCGGGCTCCAACTTCGGATGCGGCTCCTCCCGCGAGCACGCCCCCTTCGCCCTGGCCGAAGCAGGCGTCCAGGCGGTCGTCGCCGACGGATACGCCCGCATCTTCTACCGCAACGCGGTCGATGGCGGCTTCCTCGTGCCCTTCGAAACCCGCACCCGCCTGGTGGACCTCGTCGAAACCGGCGACGAACTCACCATAGACACCTCTACTGGCACCCTCCACGTTGCCCGCACCGACGAAACCTACCTCCTCCGGCCCCTCGGCGAAGTCGCCGGAATCATCGCCGCCGGTGGAATCTTCGCCTTCGCCCGCCAAACCGGCATGATCAAGGCTGTTTGA